CCTGAAGGCGGGCCAACTTTTGTTGACCTTGCGGAATCTGGACACAATAGCGGTACTCGATCCTGAATCCCGCAAGATCGTCTGGGCCGCGCGCGGCCCATGGCAGGCGGAACACGATGCCAATTTTCTGACGAATGGCCATCTGCTTTTGTTCGACAATCAGGGCGTAACGAAGGGCTCGCGGATTATGGAATACGATCCCAGCACTCAAGGATTTCCTTGGGTCTACTCGGGAGAAAACTGGCCCTCCTTTTACTCCAGCGAGCGTGGGATGTGTCAACGTTTTACCAATGGAAATACTCTAGTGGTCAACTCCTGGAATGGAGAGATCCTGGAACTCACCAAAGACAAAGAAGTGGTGTGGGACTATACCCCGCACCGGTTCATCGCCTTTGCGCATCGCTATATGCCTGAGCAGGTTCCTTTTCTGCCCGCTGGGACTAAGCCCAGACCTTGAGATAGAAATGGACTCTTCGGCGGAAATCGACTTAGAGTTTCCGCTCCTGATGAGGGAATGTTTGGACTCCTGGATCGGATAGATGCAAGGTAAAAATCGCCGAAAAATTCCAGCTGTGGACGATCTTCGCACGTGCCCGAACCAATCGGTATCATCTTACTTTCAGCCGGATTGATTGGTGTGTGGGCGGTTTATCGCAAGCGTCTCCGCAATTATGCCAGTGCCGCCTGAAAGTGCTCGCACAACTGCCCTTCAACCGAATTTTTCCGTAAACTAGCAACGCCTTCAATTTTTGCATCCCACTCGCCTCCATAGTTTCCCGTTATGTGTCCTATAGCCAATATCAATTGGCTGTTGCCTCGACATGCGGCCTAAGATGGTTGCAATGACAGGTATTCAATCCAGTTTTTTCTCTCCAGATAATGAGGATACGCAATGTTCAGGAAAAACAGGTTCTCTCCTCTATTTGCAACATGCACTCTGCTTGCTTCGGCAACAGGTGCGCTTGCTCAGAACACAACGACTCGAAACGATGCCGCAGCACAAGAAAGTAAAGCCGCGCCCGGGGATATCAGCAAATGCCCAGTGATCGGCGGAAACATGCGACCCGTCAAGGAACGCAACTCGGCGGCTGGTTTCATGACCAACCGCGATTGGTGGCCGAATCAGTTGAACCTGCACATTCTCAACCAGAACTCTCCCAAAGTGAATCCGATGGGGGAAGAATTCGACTACGCCAAGGAGTTCAAAAAACTCGATCTCGAAGCGTTGAAGAAAGATATCAAGACGCTTCTGACCACATCCCAGGACTGGTGGCCGGCC
The genomic region above belongs to Telmatocola sphagniphila and contains:
- a CDS encoding PEP-CTERM sorting domain-containing protein (PEP-CTERM proteins occur, often in large numbers, in the proteomes of bacteria that also encode an exosortase, a predicted intramembrane cysteine proteinase. The presence of a PEP-CTERM domain at a protein's C-terminus predicts cleavage within the sorting domain, followed by covalent anchoring to some some component of the (usually Gram-negative) cell surface. Many PEP-CTERM proteins exhibit an unusual sequence composition that includes large numbers of potential glycosylation sites. Expression of one such protein has been shown restore the ability of a bacterium to form floc, a type of biofilm.), producing MPEPIGIILLSAGLIGVWAVYRKRLRNYASAA